In Rhodanobacteraceae bacterium, a single window of DNA contains:
- a CDS encoding S9 family peptidase — translation MTPLILALALSASAAPIPISDFAKPSSVDNMKLSPDGRYLAMVTQQSDYETMLVVLDSTTLKAVGGLRSAQRRLVGDFWWVAGDRLVLAVSRRFGGLDEPLFTGELIAVDADGKRVRTIYGTSGAMQAGTRMKTRANDTGFATMVEPLPADDRHAVIAVWSGAQDLPFTELYSVDVVSGKRTKLAKAPIGGADFLLDAKANPVYAWGATPEGWHQLYRRTADEQWLLVDDEQQSGNELTPLAIADDDGSVAMQILGPKGPGKIVLWHPDSGVGQTLHQAKVAEPLGALLTADARKLYGVITADDRSDVVLMDADAPEARIQALMAKSFAGSLVLPVSWSLGAKQALVHVESDRNSGEYYLYDRDTGKARFLLARDEWADPDLMRPRQPIELKARDGLTLHGYLTTPQTAEGVKPPLVVLPHGGPHGIRDDWSWELWSQLLASRGYAVLQLNFRGSGGYGQDFGVAGYRQWGGAMQEDLADAVRWAAEQGHVDAERVCIFGASYGGYAALMSAAREPDMYRCAISYAGLSDLSLMYKRGDISDSAYGENYLKLAIGKDEAQLKDYSPVHHAADIKAAVMLIHGGEDQRVPPIHAQQMKAALEKAGKTVEWMYEADEGHGFYRQAHRQELYERVLKFLDANLATRAGD, via the coding sequence ATGACTCCCTTGATATTGGCGTTGGCGCTCAGTGCGTCGGCCGCGCCCATTCCGATTTCGGATTTTGCCAAGCCGTCCTCGGTCGACAACATGAAGCTGTCGCCCGACGGCCGTTATCTGGCCATGGTGACGCAGCAGAGCGACTACGAAACCATGCTGGTGGTGCTGGACAGCACCACGCTCAAGGCCGTGGGCGGGCTGCGCTCGGCGCAGCGCCGGCTGGTCGGTGATTTCTGGTGGGTCGCGGGCGATCGGCTGGTGCTGGCGGTGTCGCGGCGCTTTGGCGGACTCGACGAGCCGCTGTTCACCGGCGAGTTGATTGCCGTCGATGCTGACGGCAAGCGCGTCCGCACCATCTACGGTACGTCCGGCGCCATGCAGGCCGGCACGCGCATGAAGACCCGGGCCAATGACACCGGTTTCGCGACCATGGTCGAGCCCCTGCCAGCTGACGACAGGCACGCGGTGATCGCCGTGTGGTCGGGGGCCCAGGACCTGCCCTTTACCGAGCTCTATTCGGTCGATGTGGTCAGTGGCAAGCGCACCAAGCTGGCCAAGGCGCCCATCGGCGGTGCTGATTTCCTGCTGGATGCCAAGGCCAATCCGGTCTACGCCTGGGGCGCGACGCCGGAAGGCTGGCATCAGTTGTACCGACGCACCGCCGATGAGCAATGGCTGCTGGTCGATGACGAGCAGCAAAGCGGCAACGAACTGACGCCGCTGGCCATCGCCGATGACGATGGCAGCGTCGCCATGCAGATCCTGGGCCCGAAAGGCCCTGGGAAAATCGTACTCTGGCACCCTGACAGCGGCGTCGGCCAGACTTTGCACCAGGCCAAGGTCGCCGAGCCGCTGGGCGCGCTGCTCACCGCCGACGCACGCAAACTCTACGGCGTGATCACCGCCGACGACCGCAGCGACGTGGTGCTAATGGATGCCGATGCTCCGGAAGCCCGCATCCAGGCGCTGATGGCGAAGAGCTTTGCCGGCTCGCTGGTACTGCCGGTGAGTTGGTCGCTGGGCGCCAAGCAAGCGCTGGTCCATGTCGAGAGTGATCGCAACTCCGGCGAGTATTATCTGTACGACCGCGATACCGGCAAGGCCCGTTTTCTGCTGGCGCGCGACGAGTGGGCCGATCCGGACCTGATGCGTCCGCGCCAGCCGATCGAACTCAAGGCCCGCGACGGCTTGACGCTGCACGGATATCTGACCACGCCACAGACCGCAGAGGGCGTAAAGCCGCCGCTGGTGGTGCTGCCCCATGGCGGCCCGCACGGCATCCGTGATGATTGGTCGTGGGAACTGTGGTCACAGCTGCTCGCCAGTCGCGGCTATGCCGTGCTGCAACTGAACTTTCGCGGCTCCGGCGGCTACGGGCAGGACTTCGGGGTGGCCGGTTATCGCCAGTGGGGTGGTGCCATGCAGGAAGATCTGGCGGACGCCGTGCGCTGGGCGGCCGAGCAGGGCCATGTCGATGCCGAGCGCGTGTGCATCTTTGGCGCCAGCTACGGTGGTTACGCCGCCCTGATGAGCGCCGCGCGCGAGCCCGACATGTACCGCTGCGCCATCAGCTACGCCGGCCTCAGCGATCTGTCGCTGATGTACAAGCGTGGCGACATCAGTGATTCCGCCTACGGCGAGAATTACCTGAAGCTGGCCATCGGCAAGGACGAAGCGCAATTGAAGGACTATTCGCCGGTCCATCATGCGGCCGATATCAAGGCCGCGGTGATGCTGATCCACGGCGGCGAAGACCAGCGCGTACCGCCGATCCACGCCCAGCAGATGAAAGCTGCCCTGGAGAAGGCCGGGAAAACGGTGGAATGGATGTACGAAGCCGATGAAGGCCACGGCTTCTACCGTCAGGCCCATCGCCAGGAACTCTACGAGCGCGTGCTGAAGTTCCTGGATGCAAATCTGGCGACCAGGGCCGGAGATTGA
- a CDS encoding anthranilate synthase component I, with the protein MIDAINLAELRAAGYTRVPVVRHVRADLDTPLSAYLKLVDGTDAYLLESVEGSDTWGRYSIIGLPARERIEVRGRQWRRLLDGVCVEEREVADPLAEVQALIHSEKVPMQEGLPAFAGGWVGYFAFETLAYIETKLARDDRPDQLGTPEIVLLRTEELAVFDNRKGRLSLIVHAATDETGAIERAERRLDRLTYRLRAPAPGYPEVLDPQALDEAHFVSGFTREEFEAAVRRCQEYILAGDAFQIVISQRLSVPFRARPIDVYRALRSLNPSPYMYFMDLGDLHVVGSSPEILVRLKAGEVVVRPIAGTLPRGANSAEDDANAQRLLSDPKECAEHLMLIDLGRNDVGRVAQSGTVQLTDQMVVERYSHVMHIVSQVVGQLRPELDIIDVLRATFPAGTLSGAPKIRAVEIIQDLEPIKRNLYGGAVGYINWQGEADLAIAIRTALIKDQTLHVQAGAGIVADSDPGMEWEETMNKGRAVFRAVAEAVRGL; encoded by the coding sequence ATGATTGATGCCATCAACCTCGCCGAGCTGCGTGCGGCCGGCTACACCCGTGTGCCGGTGGTACGCCATGTGCGTGCGGATCTGGATACGCCGCTGTCGGCCTACCTGAAGCTGGTCGATGGTACCGATGCCTATCTGCTGGAATCGGTTGAAGGCAGCGACACCTGGGGGCGCTATTCGATCATCGGCCTGCCGGCGCGCGAGCGTATCGAGGTGCGCGGCCGGCAATGGCGGCGCCTGCTCGATGGCGTCTGTGTCGAGGAGCGCGAGGTCGCTGACCCGCTGGCCGAAGTCCAGGCCTTGATCCACAGCGAGAAGGTGCCGATGCAGGAAGGTCTGCCCGCCTTCGCCGGCGGCTGGGTCGGCTATTTCGCCTTCGAGACCCTGGCCTACATCGAGACCAAGCTGGCCCGCGATGATCGTCCCGATCAACTCGGCACACCGGAAATCGTGTTGCTGCGCACCGAGGAACTGGCGGTGTTCGACAACCGCAAGGGCAGGCTGTCGCTGATCGTGCACGCTGCCACCGACGAGACGGGCGCCATCGAACGGGCCGAGCGCCGGCTGGATCGACTCACCTATCGGCTGCGCGCACCGGCGCCAGGTTATCCCGAAGTGCTCGACCCCCAGGCACTGGACGAGGCCCATTTCGTGTCCGGTTTCACCCGCGAGGAATTCGAGGCGGCGGTGCGTCGCTGCCAGGAGTACATCCTCGCCGGCGACGCCTTTCAGATCGTCATCTCGCAACGCCTGTCGGTGCCCTTCCGGGCACGTCCCATCGATGTCTACCGCGCGCTGCGTTCGCTCAACCCGTCACCGTACATGTATTTCATGGACCTCGGCGACCTGCATGTGGTCGGCTCGTCCCCGGAGATCCTGGTGCGGCTGAAGGCCGGCGAGGTGGTGGTACGTCCAATCGCCGGCACGCTGCCGCGCGGCGCCAACAGCGCCGAGGACGATGCCAACGCCCAGCGCCTGCTCAGCGATCCCAAGGAATGCGCCGAGCACCTGATGCTGATTGACCTCGGCCGCAATGACGTTGGCCGGGTCGCGCAATCGGGCACGGTCCAGCTCACCGACCAGATGGTGGTCGAACGCTATTCGCACGTGATGCACATCGTCTCCCAGGTGGTCGGCCAGTTGCGCCCGGAACTCGACATCATCGATGTGCTGCGAGCCACCTTCCCGGCCGGCACCCTCTCCGGCGCGCCCAAGATCCGGGCGGTGGAGATCATCCAGGACCTGGAACCGATCAAGCGCAATCTCTACGGCGGCGCCGTCGGCTACATCAACTGGCAGGGCGAAGCCGACCTCGCCATCGCCATCCGCACCGCATTGATCAAGGACCAGACCCTGCACGTGCAGGCCGGCGCCGGCATCGTGGCCGATTCAGATCCGGGCATGGAATGGGAAGAAACCATGAACAAGGGCCGCGCCGTGTTCCGCGCCGTCGCCGAGGCGGTGCGCGGGCTCTGA
- the ppa gene encoding inorganic diphosphatase, with protein sequence MGLERVPAGRQVPDEVNVIIEIPMNAEPVKYEVDKDSGAIFVDRVLTTPMRYPCNYGYIPHTLSGDGDPADVLVVMPLPLIPGSVIRVRPIGLLAMEDEAGEDTKLIAVPIDRIYSAYAHIRKLEDVAEPTRDRIRHFFEHYKDLEKGKWVKVRGWEDAAAAKREIVESVERYEALPVKPGY encoded by the coding sequence ATGGGACTGGAACGCGTACCCGCCGGACGCCAGGTACCTGATGAAGTGAACGTCATCATCGAGATTCCGATGAACGCCGAACCGGTCAAGTACGAAGTCGACAAGGACTCGGGCGCCATCTTTGTCGATCGCGTACTGACCACGCCGATGCGCTACCCGTGCAATTACGGCTACATCCCGCACACCTTGTCCGGAGATGGCGATCCAGCCGATGTCCTGGTGGTGATGCCGCTGCCGCTGATCCCGGGCTCGGTCATTCGCGTGCGTCCGATCGGCCTGCTGGCCATGGAGGACGAGGCCGGCGAGGACACCAAGCTGATCGCGGTGCCCATCGACCGCATCTACAGCGCCTACGCCCATATCCGCAAACTCGAAGACGTGGCCGAACCCACCCGCGACCGCATCCGCCATTTCTTCGAGCACTACAAGGATCTGGAGAAGGGCAAGTGGGTCAAGGTACGTGGCTGGGAAGACGCCGCCGCCGCCAAACGCGAGATCGTCGAATCCGTAGAGCGCTATGAGGCGCTGCCGGTAAAGCCGGGATACTGA
- a CDS encoding cytochrome b/b6 domain-containing protein, with protein sequence MSTEQQPRRIRIWDWPVRLTHWALVLCILALYATGEYGWLSMDWHFRFGYAALALILFRLIWGVVGSEHARFSDFVRGPRAILHYLESWGRADYRPALGHNPLGALAVLAMLLLMLAQAVSGLFSNDEIQWFGPLSERISTSASADWTDWHHLGQKLLLLMIVLHLAAISVYRLVKHEDLVQPMLTGRKQRSDGRDARWRSPWLALVLFALCAGAVWAITVWGPPPL encoded by the coding sequence ATGAGCACTGAGCAGCAGCCACGGCGGATCCGCATCTGGGATTGGCCCGTACGCCTCACTCACTGGGCACTGGTACTCTGCATTCTGGCCCTGTACGCCACCGGCGAATACGGCTGGCTGAGCATGGACTGGCATTTCCGCTTCGGCTACGCCGCGCTGGCTCTGATCCTGTTCCGATTGATCTGGGGTGTGGTCGGCAGCGAACACGCGCGCTTTTCCGATTTCGTGCGCGGGCCCAGAGCCATCCTGCACTATCTGGAGTCCTGGGGCAGAGCCGACTACCGCCCGGCGCTGGGCCACAACCCGCTCGGTGCCCTGGCGGTGCTGGCGATGCTGCTGCTGATGCTGGCGCAGGCGGTCAGCGGTCTGTTCAGCAACGACGAGATCCAGTGGTTCGGACCCTTGTCGGAGCGCATTTCGACCTCGGCCAGCGCCGACTGGACCGACTGGCATCATCTGGGACAGAAGCTGTTGCTGCTGATGATCGTGCTGCACCTGGCGGCGATCAGCGTCTACCGGCTGGTCAAGCACGAGGATCTGGTGCAGCCGATGCTGACCGGCCGCAAGCAACGCAGCGATGGCCGAGACGCCCGCTGGCGTTCACCGTGGCTGGCGCTGGTCTTGTTTGCCCTGTGTGCCGGTGCGGTCTGGGCGATCACCGTCTGGGGCCCGCCGCCTCTGTAG
- the thiC gene encoding phosphomethylpyrimidine synthase ThiC — translation MNAVTDDMMQQAEQLSADLTRPIPGSRKIYAHGSRDDLRVPMREVAQARTAKSFGAEINPSLAIYDTSGPYTDPSVNIDLRKGLLPMRAAWIAERGDTEQLNGPTSVFGHDRLQDAKTRHLRFEHLRAPRRARAGANVSQMHYARRGIITPEMEYIAIRENQLIDQIREGYLLRHHAGESFGASLPKIVTPEFVRDEVARGRAIIPCNINHPELEPMIIGRNFLVKINANIGNSAVSSSIAEEVEKMVWSIRWGADTVMDLSTGKHIHETREWIIRNSPVPIGTVPIYQALEKVDGKAEELTWEIFRDTLIEQAEQGVSYFTIHAGVRLKYIPLTARRVTGIVSRGGSIMAKWCLAHHKESFLFDRFEEICEIMKAYDVSFSLGDGLRPGSIADANDAAQFGELETLGELTQIAWKHDVQTMIEGPGHVPMHLIKENMDKQLRECGEAPFYTLGPLTTDIAPGYDHITSAIGAAMIGWYGTAMLCYVTPKEHLGLPNKHDVRDGIVTYKIAAHAADLAKGHPAAQVRDNALSKARFEFRWEDQFNLGLDPEKAKEFHDETLPKEAHKVAHFCSMCGPHFCSMKITQDVRDYAAQKGVADEAAALEQGMAEKAAEFREAGLEIYRPE, via the coding sequence ATGAATGCGGTGACCGACGACATGATGCAGCAGGCCGAGCAGCTCTCGGCTGATTTGACCCGCCCGATCCCCGGCTCCCGCAAGATCTACGCGCATGGCTCGCGAGACGATCTGCGCGTGCCCATGCGCGAAGTGGCGCAGGCCCGCACGGCCAAATCCTTTGGCGCCGAAATCAATCCCTCGCTGGCCATCTACGACACCAGCGGGCCATACACCGATCCCTCCGTGAACATAGACCTGCGCAAAGGCCTGTTGCCGATGCGCGCCGCGTGGATTGCCGAGCGCGGCGATACCGAGCAGCTGAACGGACCGACCTCGGTGTTCGGACACGATCGCCTGCAGGATGCCAAGACCCGACATCTGCGCTTCGAGCATCTGCGCGCGCCGCGGCGCGCCAGGGCCGGTGCCAACGTCAGCCAGATGCACTACGCCCGCCGCGGCATCATCACGCCGGAGATGGAATACATCGCCATCCGCGAGAACCAGCTGATCGACCAGATTCGAGAAGGCTATCTGCTCCGGCACCACGCTGGCGAGAGCTTCGGTGCCAGTCTGCCCAAGATCGTCACTCCCGAATTCGTGCGCGACGAAGTCGCTCGCGGCCGCGCCATCATCCCGTGCAACATCAATCACCCGGAACTGGAGCCGATGATCATCGGCCGCAACTTCCTGGTGAAGATCAACGCCAACATCGGCAACTCGGCGGTGTCGAGCTCCATTGCCGAAGAAGTCGAGAAGATGGTGTGGTCGATCCGCTGGGGGGCCGACACCGTGATGGATCTCAGCACTGGCAAGCACATCCACGAAACCCGCGAGTGGATCATCCGCAACTCGCCGGTGCCGATCGGCACGGTGCCGATCTACCAGGCGCTGGAGAAGGTCGACGGCAAGGCCGAGGAACTGACCTGGGAGATCTTCCGCGACACCCTGATCGAGCAGGCCGAGCAGGGCGTGAGCTACTTCACCATCCATGCCGGCGTGCGCCTGAAGTACATCCCGCTGACCGCCCGGCGCGTCACCGGCATCGTCAGTCGCGGCGGCTCGATCATGGCCAAGTGGTGCCTGGCGCATCACAAGGAGAGCTTCCTCTTTGATCGCTTCGAAGAAATCTGCGAGATCATGAAGGCCTACGATGTGTCCTTCTCGCTGGGCGATGGGCTGCGTCCGGGCTCGATTGCCGACGCCAATGATGCCGCCCAGTTCGGCGAGCTGGAGACCCTGGGCGAGCTGACCCAGATCGCCTGGAAGCACGATGTCCAGACCATGATCGAGGGCCCGGGCCATGTGCCCATGCACCTGATCAAGGAGAACATGGACAAGCAGCTGCGCGAGTGCGGAGAGGCGCCCTTCTACACCCTTGGGCCCCTGACCACCGACATCGCCCCCGGCTACGACCACATCACCAGCGCCATCGGTGCCGCCATGATCGGCTGGTACGGTACTGCGATGCTCTGTTATGTCACGCCGAAAGAGCACCTCGGCCTGCCCAACAAGCACGATGTGCGCGATGGCATCGTCACCTACAAGATCGCCGCCCACGCCGCCGATCTGGCCAAGGGCCATCCCGCCGCTCAGGTGCGCGACAATGCGCTCAGCAAGGCACGCTTCGAGTTCCGCTGGGAAGACCAGTTCAACCTCGGCCTGGATCCGGAGAAGGCCAAGGAATTCCATGACGAAACCCTGCCCAAGGAAGCCCACAAGGTCGCCCACTTCTGCTCCATGTGCGGCCCGCATTTCTGCTCGATGAAGATCACCCAGGACGTCCGCGACTACGCCGCCCAGAAGGGTGTCGCCGACGAAGCCGCCGCACTGGAACAGGGCATGGCCGAGAAGGCCGCCGAATTCCGCGAGGCTGGGCTGGAGATCTACAGGCCGGAATAG
- a CDS encoding zinc ribbon domain-containing protein — MDVNADDSRDLVKAKSDLRRANSELEQLRIDLDRLSLVCRAMYSLLQESAGLSDQDLLRRVDEIDAQDGSLNGRVRAAVRPCPGCGRACSPKQRFCLYCQHPLERLSAFD, encoded by the coding sequence ATGGACGTCAATGCTGACGACAGCCGTGACCTGGTCAAGGCCAAATCGGATCTGCGGCGGGCCAACAGTGAACTCGAGCAACTGCGGATCGATCTCGACCGGCTGTCGCTGGTGTGTAGAGCCATGTATTCCCTGCTGCAAGAAAGCGCAGGGCTTAGTGATCAGGATCTGCTGCGCCGTGTGGACGAGATCGACGCCCAGGATGGTTCATTGAACGGTCGGGTCCGGGCTGCGGTGCGGCCTTGCCCGGGTTGTGGTCGGGCCTGCAGCCCCAAGCAGCGCTTCTGCCTGTATTGCCAGCATCCGCTTGAGCGCCTTTCAGCTTTCGACTAG
- the serS gene encoding serine--tRNA ligase, translated as MLDPALFRHHLEATAESLKRLRGLDLPMQDLEALETERKQVQTETQELQANRNRLAKEIGMRKSRGENADDLMAQSQALPDQLKQAEDRLAVLQERLSAIVLRIPNIPHASVPVGADETGNVAVRRVGTPRTFDFEVKDHVELGARNGWLDGEAGAKLSGARFTVLRGGLAKLHRALAQFMLDVHTTHHGYTEVNVPVLVTSETMQGTGQLPKFEEDLFEVPVGTRYLAVDGKAKDALYGAIHRRDQDDALALINGIASDLGLQTLGRMPAALWDDLHNSDAMVATLHRWLWRRMYLIPTAEVSLTNLYRDEIVEADTLPQRLTAHSLCFRAEAGAAGRDTRGMIRQHQFEKVELVQIVKPEDSYNQLEEMTGHAENILKRLRLPYRTMLLCSGDMGFASTKTYDIEVWLPSQNSYREISSCSNCESFQARRMHARWRNPATGKPELLHTLNGSGVAIGRALIAVMENYQNEDGSITIPDALRPYMGGAERIA; from the coding sequence ATGCTCGACCCTGCGCTGTTCCGCCATCACCTGGAAGCCACTGCCGAAAGCCTGAAGCGTCTGCGCGGTCTGGACCTGCCGATGCAAGACCTCGAAGCGCTCGAGACCGAACGCAAGCAGGTGCAGACGGAAACGCAGGAGCTGCAGGCCAATCGCAACCGACTGGCCAAAGAGATCGGCATGCGCAAGAGTCGGGGCGAAAATGCCGATGATCTGATGGCCCAGAGTCAGGCGCTCCCCGATCAGCTCAAGCAGGCCGAAGATCGTCTGGCGGTACTGCAGGAGCGGCTGTCGGCGATCGTGCTGCGCATCCCGAACATTCCGCACGCCAGCGTTCCGGTCGGGGCCGACGAGACCGGCAACGTCGCCGTGCGTCGGGTGGGCACTCCCCGTACCTTCGATTTCGAAGTCAAGGACCATGTCGAACTCGGTGCCCGCAACGGCTGGCTCGATGGCGAAGCTGGTGCCAAGCTCTCCGGCGCGCGCTTCACCGTGTTGCGTGGTGGATTGGCCAAGCTGCACCGGGCACTCGCGCAGTTCATGCTCGATGTGCACACCACCCATCACGGCTACACCGAGGTCAACGTCCCGGTGCTGGTGACCAGCGAAACCATGCAGGGTACCGGTCAGCTGCCCAAGTTCGAGGAAGATCTGTTCGAGGTGCCGGTGGGCACCCGCTATCTGGCGGTTGACGGCAAGGCCAAGGACGCGCTCTACGGCGCCATCCACCGTCGCGATCAGGACGATGCGCTGGCCCTGATCAACGGCATTGCCAGTGACCTCGGACTGCAGACCCTGGGCCGCATGCCGGCGGCACTGTGGGACGATCTGCACAACTCCGACGCCATGGTGGCGACGCTGCATCGCTGGTTGTGGCGCCGCATGTACCTGATTCCGACGGCAGAAGTCTCGTTAACCAATCTCTATCGCGACGAGATTGTCGAGGCCGACACGCTGCCGCAGCGGCTGACCGCGCATTCACTGTGTTTCCGCGCCGAGGCCGGGGCTGCCGGACGCGATACCCGCGGCATGATCCGCCAGCATCAGTTCGAGAAGGTCGAACTGGTGCAGATCGTCAAGCCGGAAGACAGCTACAACCAGCTGGAGGAAATGACCGGCCACGCCGAGAACATCCTCAAACGCTTGCGCCTGCCCTATCGCACCATGCTGCTGTGCTCGGGCGACATGGGTTTTGCCTCCACCAAGACCTACGACATCGAAGTCTGGCTGCCGAGCCAGAACAGCTATCGCGAAATCAGCTCCTGCTCCAATTGCGAAAGCTTCCAGGCCCGGCGCATGCATGCGCGCTGGCGCAATCCGGCCACCGGCAAGCCCGAATTGCTGCACACGCTCAACGGCTCGGGCGTGGCCATCGGTCGGGCGCTGATTGCGGTGATGGAGAACTATCAGAACGAAGATGGGTCCATCACCATCCCCGATGCGCTGCGACCGTACATGGGCGGGGCAGAGCGCATCGCCTGA
- a CDS encoding UDP-N-acetylmuramoyl-L-alanine--D-glutamate ligase, producing MHISLEAFILRKVAIWGFGQEGQAALRFLRPIFPEKKIGIILTPEEAASWDFSGDPKIEVVAEEIQAGTFGPYQIVIKSPGISPYRHTRAMEWAHFRGTRFISGTSMWFAQHRHDKTIVVTGTKGKSTTSALTAALLRATGAKVVLAGNIGLPLLDVMEPDPEPDYWVIELSSYQAADFIGHPAIAAVLNLSPEHLDWHGDEETYYRDKLKVISDGHADLAVLNAADARLMAHVEGVERRTLFNHRGFWHARGASVWHDEEHVIDLSDTHLAGAHNASNVAAAFTMVEAFGHDPRQLLQTVRDFKPLPHRLADVGTRDGIRFIDDSIATTPEATLAALGSLAPRPTVVIVGGFDRGLDWGEFARAISVEAPAGIVAQGQNGARIHAQIEEAIAQLGDRRPQLKLVEDLEAAVAAATQMVPAGGVVLLSPGAPSFDQFRDYSERGRRFAELAGFEVRDERIEGIGL from the coding sequence ATGCATATCAGCCTCGAAGCTTTCATTCTGCGCAAGGTCGCCATCTGGGGTTTTGGCCAGGAGGGTCAGGCGGCTTTGCGCTTCCTGCGCCCGATCTTCCCGGAAAAGAAGATCGGCATCATCCTGACGCCGGAAGAGGCCGCGTCCTGGGATTTCTCGGGTGATCCCAAGATCGAGGTGGTGGCCGAGGAGATTCAGGCTGGCACCTTCGGGCCTTACCAGATCGTGATCAAGTCGCCGGGTATCAGCCCCTATCGCCACACGCGGGCGATGGAATGGGCGCATTTTCGCGGCACTCGCTTCATTTCTGGCACCTCGATGTGGTTTGCCCAGCACCGCCACGACAAGACCATTGTCGTCACCGGCACCAAGGGCAAGAGCACGACCAGCGCGCTGACCGCTGCCTTGCTGCGTGCCACCGGTGCCAAGGTGGTGTTGGCCGGCAATATCGGACTGCCGCTGCTGGATGTCATGGAGCCGGATCCGGAGCCAGACTACTGGGTGATCGAGCTGTCCAGTTATCAGGCGGCGGATTTCATCGGTCATCCGGCGATTGCCGCGGTGCTCAACCTGTCGCCGGAACACCTGGACTGGCACGGCGATGAAGAAACCTATTACCGCGACAAGCTCAAGGTGATCAGCGATGGGCACGCTGATCTGGCGGTGTTGAATGCCGCCGATGCGCGGCTGATGGCGCATGTAGAGGGCGTCGAGCGCCGCACGCTGTTCAATCATCGCGGCTTCTGGCATGCCCGTGGCGCCTCGGTATGGCACGACGAAGAGCATGTGATCGATCTGTCGGACACCCATCTGGCCGGTGCCCACAACGCCAGCAATGTGGCCGCCGCTTTCACCATGGTCGAGGCCTTCGGCCATGATCCCAGGCAGTTGCTGCAGACCGTGCGCGACTTCAAGCCATTGCCGCATCGGCTGGCCGATGTCGGCACGCGCGACGGCATCCGTTTCATCGATGACAGCATCGCGACCACGCCCGAAGCCACGCTGGCGGCGCTCGGCAGTCTGGCACCCAGGCCCACGGTGGTCATCGTCGGTGGCTTCGATCGTGGTCTGGACTGGGGCGAATTCGCCCGCGCCATCAGTGTCGAAGCCCCGGCCGGCATTGTCGCCCAGGGCCAGAACGGTGCCCGCATCCACGCCCAGATCGAAGAGGCCATCGCCCAGCTGGGTGATCGTCGGCCTCAGTTGAAGCTGGTCGAGGATCTGGAAGCCGCGGTGGCGGCTGCCACCCAGATGGTGCCTGCCGGCGGCGTGGTCTTGCTGTCGCCGGGCGCGCCCAGCTTTGATCAGTTCCGCGATTATTCCGAGCGTGGTCGGCGCTTCGCCGAGTTGGCAGGCTTCGAGGTGCGCGACGAGCGCATCGAGGGCATCGGCCTATGA